One segment of Glandiceps talaboti chromosome 21, keGlaTala1.1, whole genome shotgun sequence DNA contains the following:
- the LOC144451825 gene encoding uncharacterized protein LOC144451825: MGNGESKTIEVKGKDKPGTPPVNKRVLAAIDPRSPSTGIDRTPIQIVKNRIVVDPRSPSVDIARTPIIFEKTHHKVSVSDIRRQIQAFEKQSNISDINLSETTSIKSPDNSSESTTKTENTDTLVVEALERSIANTTLSETQGSKEEEGEENNHQMDRPSTPEGAISDDVVELETDEAVEEVKDEENESVFVETVPVAIGGLEEMNTPQYQKELSQMMERKTSLESEPGSDVDAAVMTVATETNKGLRMQKPRKSYEIGNTNRSRALMMSSPQRSPLCVISTANSPKALCRRKLSVNGSLNKTPQSPLRNKRTSIGNAGTPSRLVGVMIDKENM; the protein is encoded by the exons atgggaaatggAGAAAGCAAGACGATTGAAGTCAAAGGGAAAGATAAACCTGGTACTCCTCCAGTCAATAAAAGAGTTTTAGCTGCCATTGACCCTAGGTCACCATCCACTGGTATAGATAGAACACCTATACAGATTGTCAAAAATCGCATTGTGGTTGACCCGAGGTCACCAAGCGTTGATATCGCCAGAACTCCAATTATCTTTGAGAAAACGCATCATAAAG tATCAGTTTCCGACATCAGAAGACAAATTCAAGCCTTTGAAAAACAGTCCAACATATCAGACATAAATCTGAGTGAGACTACAAGCATCAAAAGTCCTGATAACTCAAGTGAAAGTACTACTAAGACAGAAAATACTGACACACTTGTGGTTGAAGCATTGGAACGGTCCATCGCCAACACAACACTGTCCGAAACTCAGGGGAGTAAAGAAGAAGAGGGAGAAGAAAATAATCATCAGATGGACAGACCTTCAACACCAGAGGGTGCAATTTCAGATGACGTGGTTGAGCTGGAAACAGATGAAGCAGTGGAAGAGGTTAAGGATGAAGAGAATGAGTCAGTATTTGTGGAAACTGTTCCCGTGGCGATAGGAGGATTGGAAGAAATGAACACACCTCAGTATCAGAAAGAGTTGTCTCAGATGATGGAGAGGAAGACATCACTGGAATCAGAACCTGGGTCAGATGTGGATGCTGCTGTCATGACTGTTGCCACAG AAACAAACAAGGGTCTCAGAATGCAGAAACCAAGGAAAAGCTATGAAATTGGTAATACCAACAGAAGTCGTGCTCTGATGATGTCATCCCCACAACGATCCCCACTGTGCGTCATCAGTACTGCAAACTCACCTAAAGCTCTGTGTAGAAGAAAATTGTCAGTTAACGGCTCCCTAAACAAAACTCCACAAAGTCCACTACGGAACAAGAGAACCAGTATTGGAAATGCCGGTACCCCATCCCGGTTGGTGGGTGTCATGATAGACAaggaaaatatgtaa